Genomic window (Bacillota bacterium):
TCATATATTTTTTGTCTGAAATATTCAAAATTCTTACATTCTCAAGTGGTCTCGTTGTAGGACTTTGAAGCTTTCCGACATCATTTTTGAATTGTTCTTCGTTCCAATTAGAATATGCGTTCAATCTGTTAAAAAAAAGCGAAAGATCTGAGTCGTAAGAAGAAGTGTAAATCTTCTCATCAGGATCCCCTAAAAAGTAAAGAGCAATTTCATCAAAATATGCATTATTCGTGTTATATTTCCTAAGTTCCTGAACTCCAAGATATACATCGTATCCCGAATTATGCAGTTGTCTTTTTGACAGTATAGGGTTCTCCGATATTTCCAGGGCAACCCTATAAAGCTCGACAAATCTGTTGTCGAGAACGCGCTGAATCTGGACAAGGCTGTCTATATAATTTGCCTCAATATCTTTACGAACAGCCGTAAGAAGACTGCCGTAAACTATTGAGCCGAAAAAGGCAAGAACAAGAGTTAAAATCAAGACATATGAAAACAGGTATTTATAAAACCGAGACGATGCATGTTTTAAATAGCTCATGTATCATCTCCTATGGCTGAATAAACGCAATTGCCGCCAACATAAGTCGCAATCACGTTGTATGATTCATCAAGCAGCACAAAATCAGCATCCATATCAACTGATAGTGTACCTGTTCTATGATCGATTCCCAGCAGACGAGCAGGATTAGCGGTTATAAAATTCAACGCTTCTTCAAGCGGCATGCCTGAAAAACGAATAATATTTCGCAGTGCCCTGTCCATAGTAAGAGCACTTCCTGCAAGATTACCGCCATTCTTTAAAACAATTGCTTCTTCATTCACCACAACCGGAAGACCTGCAAAATCATATTCGCCCGGCTCACAGCCTGCGGGGTTTACACTGTCAGTAATAAGCAGTATTTTTTCTTTGTTTTTGACATTGCAAACAAAGTTTAAGACATCTTGATGAACATGATGTCCGTCACATATAAGCTCAACGTATACATCAGAAAAAAGGCCCGCACCAACCGCTCCAGGATCCCTATGCGACATGGGCGACATAGCATTGAAAAGATGTGTCATGTTGCGGGCGCCGGCTTCAATCGCTCTGCATGCATCGTCATAGCCCGTGTCAGTATGCCCGATCGATACTATTGTCTTATCGGATATCTCCTTTATTAAATCCACAGCACCTTCAAGTTCAGGTGCAATGGTTATAATTTTAATATTTTCAAAATCGGATAGCAGATTTTGAATTTCGTCTTTATTTATTGATCTAATAAACTCAGGGTTTTGCGCCCCTGCTTTGTGTGTACTTATGTACGGGCCCTCAGCATTTACTCCGACTATCCTTGCCCCTCCTGTTTCAGCCTCAGCTAAATCTCGAATGGCACCGAAAACTTCCTTTAATTCTTCTAAAGACGCAGTAAGCGTAGTGGGTAAAAAAGATGTTACCCCATTCCGGGCAAACATTTTGCAAAGCTGTATTAATTTATTCGGATCCTTAGCTGCATCCATTACGCTGATTCCGCCAAACCCGTGAGTATGTACATCGATAAATCCGGGTACTACAGCAGCGCCATTTAAATCAATTACTTTATCCGCTCTCGGAGCCTTGTCTTTAGATCCTATCCAAGCAAATTTTCCCTCTTCAACAATAAAGCTGCCATTATTCAAAATTTTGTCATGGCAGTAAACATTCCCATTAAAATATAAAACTCTCATCTGCACTCCCATAAAGTCTAATTTTTATTCTTCAAAATAATTATAGTAATTTTGTATCGTTTTTTCAACCTTTATTACTCAAGTTATATCAATTATCCATAACCGTAAAAAAGAGCTGACATCCATTTCTAAAAAAAATGAATTCAGCTCTTTAACGACAAAACGCTTATTCCTCAATTGAAATGACCGAAACGGGACAGCCTTCCCTGGCTTCCGAGGCTGAATCGGCAACCTCTTCAGGTACATGTTCCTGAATAACTTCAGCAAAGCCGTCATCTGCCATTCTGAATACTTCAGGGCATGTTTCGGCGCACAGCCCGCAGGCAATACACCCATCTCTGTCAAGATATGCTTTCATAAATTTTCTCCTTTCGTTTTATAACGGAAATACAACTGTTAGAAGCATTTTAAACTTAGAATTTGCAAAAACTGCATGCGGTATGCCAGCAGGCATAACAATAGTTTGACCTTTATCTAAAATAAAAGTATCTTCACCGATAGTAATCTGCGCGTTTCCATCAAGAATGCATATCATTGCCTCTCCTTCAGATACGTGCGCTCCGATCTCTTCACCTGAATCAAAAGCAAATAATGTTATACTTACTGCTTTGTTTTGCACTAATGTCCTGCTAACTACCTGTCCATTGTTATAATCAACTAAAGAATTTAAATCGAGTACCTTAGAAGCATCAATATTTTTTAGTAATCTTTGCCCCATAAAATCCACCTTATATAAATTATCTATTTTATTATATCCTTTTGTTATAAATAGATACATTTTTTATTGACTAATATATTATCATATCGTAATATATTAATATAATAATATGTTTCTAAGAAGGAGTTTTTCTATATGAATATGGAGCTGCTCGAACAAAGGGCTGAAATGCTTAAGGTTTTATCGCATCCGCAAAGACTGTGTATAGTAAGAGGGCTTCAAAAGCACCGTTGTAACGTAGGTAAAATACAAGAAAAACTGGGGCTTAGTCAAAGCGGGCTTTCTCAGCATCTTGCAAAGCTTAAATCTGTCGGAATAATAAAAGGCGTAAGGCAGGGCAAGGAAATCTGCTATGAAGTTGTTAGTCCAGAGGCTATTGCAATCGCCGAAATGCTTATGTCAGACATAGACGATTGTGAATAAATAATATGAGAGGGGCAGAACAATGAAAAAAATCATTATTGTCGGCGGAGTCGCCGGTGGTGCAACTGTTGCAGCGCGTCTGAGAAGGTTAAACGAGGATGATCAAATAATTCTTTTTGAACGAGATGAGTATATCTCATTTGCAAACTGTGGACTTCCATATTATATCGGCGGTGAAATAAGCGAAAGAGAAAACCTTATGGTTCAAACGGTTAAAGGGATGTCTAAAAGATTTAATCTTGATATACGCAACCTGTCCGAAGTGGTATCTGTCAATCGTCAAAAGAAAACCGTAACAGTATATGACAAAGTCAAACAATCCACATATGAGGAAATCTTTGACATTTTGATACTCTCACCAGGTGCGAAACCTATAAAGCCTGCAATTCCGGGCATTGAAAGCACATCAAATATTTTTTACCTGCGCAATATTCCTGATACTGATAAAATAAAAAGTTCTATTGTTGAAAACAAGCCAAAGACAGCGGCAGTTATCGGCGGAGGTTTTATAGGGGTTGAAATGGCGGAGAACCTGACCAAAGCCGGCATCAAAGTTACTATCGTCGAAAAGCTGTCTCAGGTATTACGCCCACTTGACATAGAGATGGCACAATTTGTACATCAAGAGTTAAACGCTCACGGAGTTGACCTGATTCTTAATGATGGCATTTCACAGTTTAAGGAAGGCGGCATAATCAAGCTCGAGAGCGGAACAGAACTCAAAGCCGACATGATTCTAATGTCTATCGGCGTTTCGCCGGAAAATACCCTTGCTAAAAATGCAGGGATTTCAATAGGTCCGCGCGGTCATATCAAAACAAATGAACAGCTTCAGGTTTTTGACGTTGAGACTGGAAAGGTTATTTCAGACATTTATGCCGTTGGTGATGCTATTGAATTAAGCGATTTGGTAGACGGGTCTAAAACCGCCATTCCGCTCGCCTCCCCTGCCAATCGTCAGGCAAGGCTTGTAGCAGACCATATCAACGGGCTCCCCATTGAATATAAGGGATCGTTAGGAACTAACGTTGCCAAAGTTTTTGATCTTACTGTTGCATCCACAGGCAACAACGAAGCTCTGTTAAAATCAAAAGGCATTGCTTATAAGGCAATTCATGCTCACCGCGCCAATCATGCATCCTATTACCCTGGCTCATCAAATATATCTTTTAAGCTTCTTTTCTCGCCAGCTAGTGGTAAAATCTTAGGTGCTCAAGCAGTTGGAAGAGATGGAACAGAAAAACGTATTGACGTTATTTCAACGGTAATTCGACTGGGCGGCACGGTGCGTGACTTGACTGATCTGGAATTATGTTATGCCCCTCCTTTCTCTTCTGCAAAAGACCCTGTAAATATTCTTGGATATATAGCTTCTAATACGCTGGACGGATTTTATGATTTCGTTCAGTATTCTGAGATTGACGATATAATCAAAAATGGCGGAATTCTTCTAGATGTGCGTACTCCTATTGAATTCTCAGCGGGTCATATTGAGGGTGCAGTGAACGTACCAGTAGACGGTCTTCGCAATGAGCTTGATAAATTGAATCTCCCGAAAGAAGCTTCAATTTACGTGACCTGTCAAGTCGGTCTTAGAGCTCATATAGCGCTAATGATCCTGCGTGGAAGAGGTTATTCAAAACTCTATAACCTGTCTGGCGGATACCTTACCTATAAAACAGCACGATATAAGCCTCTTACAAACACGAAAAAAGCCGCACCTCCATCGGTAGATACTGACAATCAGACTGTTTCAAAAAACAGCATTGCAGAGGTAAATGCATGCGGGCTTCAATGTCCTGGCCCCCTAATGGCGACATATCAGGCTGTTAAAAATGCCGCTCCCGGAGACCTTATCCGCGTTAAGGCTACTGATTTTGGTTTTTCAAAGGATGTGGAAAACTGGTGTGCGACAAATGGACATAAGTTAATTTCTTTAACAAATGAGAACGGAAATTATGTTGCAATGATACAAAAAGGACAATCCGTATGCAGTGCCGTTTCAAAGCCATTGCAGGATAATGCAACAATTGTCGTATTCAGTGGAGCACTTGATAAAGCGCTTGCATCAATGATAATAGCTCAGGGAGCCGCAGCCAGCGGGAAAAAAGTAACTTTGTTTTTCACGTTTTGGGGACTTAATGTACTGCGCCGTTCTAGTCATATAAACGTAAAAAAATCCTTTATTGAAAGGATGTTCGGCTTTATGATGCCGAGAGGCGCACGTCATTTGCCTTTATCCAACATGAACATGTTAGGAATAGGACCTAAAATGATAAAAGGAATAATGAAAAATAAAAATGTTGATGATATCGAAACAATGATTAAAAATGCTATGAATGTCGGCGTACGGTTCGTTGCCTGCACAATGAGCATGGAACTCATGGGAATTAAAAAAGAAGAACTCATAGATGGGGTTGAACTTGGCGGCGTAGCGACATACATTTCAAGCAACGAAAACGCAGGAACAACGCTTTTTATCTAAGTTAAAAATAAAGGAGTGTGCAGTTAGCAAACTCCTTTCAGACTATCGAAAAATCACGTGCACGTAAAATCAAAACAGGCGCTCTGCTGTATCTGCCATACAGCGACGAGCGCCTGTTCTTCGTCTGCCTGCCTTTTTTGAGCGTCTGTCAGCTAGCAAACTTTTTTATTTCTTTGCTGTTACATAAAGCTCTCCTGTTTCAAGCTTTACCTTTTGATCTTTTCCTTCTTTATCTTTTTCGGTAAATTCAATTACGCCTTTCAGTTTAAAATCGCCATCATACGGCAGTGTAATTTCTTTTTTACTATCTATAGTACCGCCTATTTTCATCGTTGCCTTGGTTTTATACACTGCTGCGTTAGTATAACTGAATTCACTGGCTTTATCAATGAATAGAATATGTGAACTGCCTTCTATTAAACCTATTTCCGTATCACTTCCCGAAATATTTTTAAGTGAGAGCTTTGCCTCAATTTTGTCACCAACTTTATATGTGCCTTCTTTAACGTTCAGAGAAAGCTCAAAATGTTCATCTTCGCTTTTAGTCGATATTACTGTTCTCAGCTGTTGTTTGGGTGTACATCCAGCAAGCATCATAACAGCCAGTAAAACTGAAGTTATCTTTAGCAAATGTCTTTTCATTTAAAGTCCACCTTAATTTACAACAGGAACAACTGGCTCCTCAGTCTTAGTGGCTCCAGAATTGCCGCTGCTACTGTTGTCATTACTATTATTTGATGGTGCAGTCGTTGTATCATTCTGTGTGGCTGTACCCGTATTCCCTGATTGTGTTCCTGAGTCGCTCGGAGTCTCTGTCTGACTTGCCGCCCCGGAATCTGAAGATTCATTATCCGGAGTTGCAGAGCTTCCTGGACTTAGATGGTTCATTGGGTTATCAACACCCTCAGAGTGACCGGCAAAAGTTCCATCAGGAAGCAGGTTTTGATAAACCGGTCCGTTATAACTATATGAATATCCGCTGGGAATCGGAAGATAGGTATATTGTGCGTCAGTAACTCCAATATCATACGGAAATTCACGTTTTACATTCAGTAAACCAACCTTTTTTCGATTGCTTGCCGGACAGTTTGCCCCTGCAATCATATTAGTCTCGGTATCTATGTCCGCAAAGATATGAACATCACAATATTTTGTAGGAACAGTTCCTTTTTTGAACCATGCCGTATATTCCCTGCTTCCCCTAGGATCACTTTTACATGCATCAGTCATAAGCAGACCGCTGTCAGCGCAGACTGTTTCCCTAGTTAGCCCCTGCGTACTGTAAAAATCACGGCTCTGCTTGCCTTCATGGATCTTTGACATTACTCGTTTCCATAATACAAGTGCCGGATTATTCCCCGAAACATTTATCTCCTCAGGCGTATCAAAGCCGAACCAAACAGCCCCAACATAATATGGTGTATATCCTACAAACCAGCGGTCTTTATCATCAGATGTTGTACCCGTTTTACCGGCAGTCGGCATTCCTGATAGTTTTGCCGGAGTACCTGTACCGTAAGAAACAACGCTTTGAAGCAGATCGTTCATAATATAAGCAGTCTGTTCACTCATTGCGATCGATTTTTCAGGCTTTTTCTCAAGAATAACGTTCCCCTGATAATCCTCAACTTTTGTAAAAGTGTATGGTTTAACATAAATGCCCTTATTTGCAAACGGAACGTAGGCAGCGGTAAGCTCCATAACAGAAACGCCGTCTGTAAGGCCTCCAAGACCTAAAGGCGATAAATTAATATCCGACTTAACCTGTCCGTTTTGGACTCTGCGGTCAACAAGTGAAGTGATTCCGAGATTATTCTTCATAAAATTATAAGAACGCTCTGTACCAAGCTTATCGAGAACTTTTGTGGCAATCGTATTTATCGACTGTTCAACGGCATCCTTCACTGTTGTCATTCCGCCATACTTGTTAGTATAGTTTTTAGGCCATTTGTCAGCAATATCAAGCGGCGTATCATCAAACACGCTGCCTTCTGTAATTACATTGTATTCGATAGCTGGCGCATAAACCGCAATAGGTTTTATTGTTGAACCGGGCGAACGCGTCGTCTGTGTCGCACGATTGAGTCCACGGTCAACCGTTTTTTCTCCTCTTCCTCCAACTATTCCGACAACCGCGCCGGTATATGGGTCCATAACAGTCATCGATGCCTGTGCTTTTTGTTTAGAGCCGTACGTCTTTGGAAAATTCTTCTCATCTTTAAATACTGTGTCCATTGTGTCTTGTATATCTTTATTCATAGTAGAATAAATTTTAAGGCCGCCGGAATAGACCATTGATGTTGCAAACTGTTTTGTATAGCCCTTCTCGGTTACAAGAGAATTGATAACATCTTCTATAACCTGATCAGTAAAATATGACTGTTTAGAGTTTACCTCGCTGGTTGCCTTTTCTTTTGCGAAATTTAAAGGCTCAGCTTTTGCTTTTTCGTATTGTTCCTTTGTGATATACCCCTGCTCGTACATCTTA
Coding sequences:
- the nagA gene encoding N-acetylglucosamine-6-phosphate deacetylase, producing MRVLYFNGNVYCHDKILNNGSFIVEEGKFAWIGSKDKAPRADKVIDLNGAAVVPGFIDVHTHGFGGISVMDAAKDPNKLIQLCKMFARNGVTSFLPTTLTASLEELKEVFGAIRDLAEAETGGARIVGVNAEGPYISTHKAGAQNPEFIRSINKDEIQNLLSDFENIKIITIAPELEGAVDLIKEISDKTIVSIGHTDTGYDDACRAIEAGARNMTHLFNAMSPMSHRDPGAVGAGLFSDVYVELICDGHHVHQDVLNFVCNVKNKEKILLITDSVNPAGCEPGEYDFAGLPVVVNEEAIVLKNGGNLAGSALTMDRALRNIIRFSGMPLEEALNFITANPARLLGIDHRTGTLSVDMDADFVLLDESYNVIATYVGGNCVYSAIGDDT
- a CDS encoding ferredoxin encodes the protein MKAYLDRDGCIACGLCAETCPEVFRMADDGFAEVIQEHVPEEVADSASEAREGCPVSVISIEE
- a CDS encoding cupin domain-containing protein; this translates as MGQRLLKNIDASKVLDLNSLVDYNNGQVVSRTLVQNKAVSITLFAFDSGEEIGAHVSEGEAMICILDGNAQITIGEDTFILDKGQTIVMPAGIPHAVFANSKFKMLLTVVFPL
- a CDS encoding metalloregulator ArsR/SmtB family transcription factor — its product is MNMELLEQRAEMLKVLSHPQRLCIVRGLQKHRCNVGKIQEKLGLSQSGLSQHLAKLKSVGIIKGVRQGKEICYEVVSPEAIAIAEMLMSDIDDCE
- a CDS encoding DsrE/DsrF/DrsH-like family protein, with the protein product MKKIIIVGGVAGGATVAARLRRLNEDDQIILFERDEYISFANCGLPYYIGGEISERENLMVQTVKGMSKRFNLDIRNLSEVVSVNRQKKTVTVYDKVKQSTYEEIFDILILSPGAKPIKPAIPGIESTSNIFYLRNIPDTDKIKSSIVENKPKTAAVIGGGFIGVEMAENLTKAGIKVTIVEKLSQVLRPLDIEMAQFVHQELNAHGVDLILNDGISQFKEGGIIKLESGTELKADMILMSIGVSPENTLAKNAGISIGPRGHIKTNEQLQVFDVETGKVISDIYAVGDAIELSDLVDGSKTAIPLASPANRQARLVADHINGLPIEYKGSLGTNVAKVFDLTVASTGNNEALLKSKGIAYKAIHAHRANHASYYPGSSNISFKLLFSPASGKILGAQAVGRDGTEKRIDVISTVIRLGGTVRDLTDLELCYAPPFSSAKDPVNILGYIASNTLDGFYDFVQYSEIDDIIKNGGILLDVRTPIEFSAGHIEGAVNVPVDGLRNELDKLNLPKEASIYVTCQVGLRAHIALMILRGRGYSKLYNLSGGYLTYKTARYKPLTNTKKAAPPSVDTDNQTVSKNSIAEVNACGLQCPGPLMATYQAVKNAAPGDLIRVKATDFGFSKDVENWCATNGHKLISLTNENGNYVAMIQKGQSVCSAVSKPLQDNATIVVFSGALDKALASMIIAQGAAASGKKVTLFFTFWGLNVLRRSSHINVKKSFIERMFGFMMPRGARHLPLSNMNMLGIGPKMIKGIMKNKNVDDIETMIKNAMNVGVRFVACTMSMELMGIKKEELIDGVELGGVATYISSNENAGTTLFI
- a CDS encoding penicillin-binding transpeptidase domain-containing protein, coding for AEAASIVGITKYPGKYDPFTHPDNNKERQETVLYKMYEQGYITKEQYEKAKAEPLNFAKEKATSEVNSKQSYFTDQVIEDVINSLVTEKGYTKQFATSMVYSGGLKIYSTMNKDIQDTMDTVFKDEKNFPKTYGSKQKAQASMTVMDPYTGAVVGIVGGRGEKTVDRGLNRATQTTRSPGSTIKPIAVYAPAIEYNVITEGSVFDDTPLDIADKWPKNYTNKYGGMTTVKDAVEQSINTIATKVLDKLGTERSYNFMKNNLGITSLVDRRVQNGQVKSDINLSPLGLGGLTDGVSVMELTAAYVPFANKGIYVKPYTFTKVEDYQGNVILEKKPEKSIAMSEQTAYIMNDLLQSVVSYGTGTPAKLSGMPTAGKTGTTSDDKDRWFVGYTPYYVGAVWFGFDTPEEINVSGNNPALVLWKRVMSKIHEGKQSRDFYSTQGLTRETVCADSGLLMTDACKSDPRGSREYTAWFKKGTVPTKYCDVHIFADIDTETNMIAGANCPASNRKKVGLLNVKREFPYDIGVTDAQYTYLPIPSGYSYSYNGPVYQNLLPDGTFAGHSEGVDNPMNHLSPGSSATPDNESSDSGAASQTETPSDSGTQSGNTGTATQNDTTTAPSNNSNDNSSSGNSGATKTEEPVVPVVN